The following are encoded together in the Bactrocera neohumeralis isolate Rockhampton chromosome 6, APGP_CSIRO_Bneo_wtdbg2-racon-allhic-juicebox.fasta_v2, whole genome shotgun sequence genome:
- the LOC126761835 gene encoding venom dipeptidyl peptidase 4 isoform X1, translating into MSTSNDIVSAEAAPASALPMSQMPAAPTPANDQYLPATHPYFHHCKQQQQQQQQKQQQLLLQHQQQSTQQSQRCVMRIPMQQHMTTTQQQQQQLSLQQQQQQPTYAAPKPQQYQYHNNSASMHANHVGNHVNAGGNMPLYGAASSSIGVAGAELSKSGGPTVTFDEFTEFYWPHDSKQQQQHQAQQKQQQQQQHQQHATPHNNCNNIDIGGVDVGISAVALNEASIAAAANVSTSSTGGRTFITPADIPPPPPHPPNMTARKRHLGVSKSVEERSTRDAGRCQCEHPIEFVAQQQQQQLQPAQLPQVSLQQQQAHQSYGSHHSVYLPTQQQPLQQLQQQQTQPTYRPHTLNQCAHNSDYNHLPPPPPATLTRADSHRSHHNLMAVASSSYYKNRFFDDAPLPPPSHLSTSSLSSKTTFETRQLKNLGYSPMKIRKLRIILGTIAALVIIALLAVALTFIIKAGDDDDVTPQENDNGLHLDEVITGALSAHRFNGTWTPQSRILFRENNNPLQLQSIVEYDVKTKKKRVLLYDEHRQYSLFEMSADRELLLLAKNLSKYFRHSFFAQYDIYNITSGQILPLMINGVQQLLLFAQWAPVGNGLIINFERNLYYKPTAYAEAIPLTSDESIAILNGIPDWVYEEEVFSTNIATWFNPTGTHIAFIKFDDSPTHAINLPIYGEANEPRFQYPLTKFIPYPKAGSSNPRVSLYTADLARAAKGLDFLTQIPVPSSLNTETDYIISAVEWLDSERVLSVWMNRIQNLAYLQVFDGVRRLEIYNIESKTGWVNLFTPPFKNRDGSRIALVLPQLQDDQTYYRQICTLSTKTAGGAVETLTKGKFVVEGILHWDAASDVIFYMANTEQQSQVAHVYAIKAETGRTPQCLTCGLHVSGDVQQTYYEVSFSHERQMVITSDGPGIPMTVLYEWNWENDQVVLKKVIDWELNTELRAKLKLKAMPTYEIHTFPIAGNFTAKVLLQLPPNLDRSGNTKYPLLVDVYGGPDSTSVLDRWMIDWGTYLSSNQSVIYAKIDGRGSGSRGDKLLHSVYLKLGTVEITDQVDVTRQLQQKFSFIDANHTGIWGWSYGGYAAAMALANDESQVFRCAASVAPVTDWAYYDSIYTERYMSLPKLNEAGYANSQLTTRAQRLRGKKFMLIHGTLDDNVHYQQAMVLAKNLERLDILFKQISYTDEDHSLASVRPHLYHSLDRFFGDCFGNKRMMSRWNGK; encoded by the exons TATCTGCCAGCCACACATCCATATTTTCATCATtgcaagcagcagcaacaacaacaacagcaaaagcagcaacaattgCTGCTACAACATCAACAGCAATCAACGCAGCAATCACAACGTTGTGTTATGCGCATACCAATGCAGCAACACATGACCacaactcaacaacaacaacaacaactgtcgctgcaacaacagcagcagcagccaacCTACGCCGCACCAAAGCCACAACAATATCaataccacaacaacagcgCAAGTATGCATGCGAACCACGTTGGCAACCATGTAAATGCCGGTGGCAATATGCCGTTATACGGTGCCGCCAGCAGCAGCATTGGCGTTGCTGGCGCTGAGCTGAGCAAAAGCGGCGGACCGACAGTTACATTCGACGAATTCACCGAATTCTACTGGCCACACGATAgcaagcaacagcagcaacatcaagcacaacaaaaacagcagcaacaacaacaacaccaacagcacgCAACACCGCACAATAATTGCAATAATATTGATATTGGCGGTGTAGATGTCGGCATAAGTGCCGTGGCGCTCAACGAAGCCAGCATCGCCGCCGCCGCTAATGTCAGCACCTCAAGCACTGGTGGTCGCACCTTCATCACGCCCGCCGACATACCGCCGCCACCGCCACATCCGCCCAACATGACGGCACGCAAACGGCACCTTGGCGTCAGCAAGAGTGTTGAGGAGCGTTCAACGCGCGATGCTGGACGCTGTCAATGCGAACATCCGATTGAGTTTGTggcacagcagcaacaacaacaattgcaaccaGCACAGCTGCCACAAGTGAGCTTGCAACAGCAACAGGCACATCAGTCATACGGCAGTCATCACAGTGTTTACCTGCCAACGCAGCAGCAACCtctacaacaactacagcaacagcaaacacaGCCAACATATCGCCCACACACGCTGAACCAGTGTGCACACAATAGTGATTACAATCACTTGCCACCGCCGCCGCCTGCCACACTGACACGTGCCGATTCGCATCGCAGCCATCACAACCTGATGGCCGTCGCCAGTTCTTCGTACTACAAAAATCGCTTCTTCGACGATGCGCCACTGCCACCGCCCTCGCATCTCTCCACGTCATCGCTCTCCTCGAAGACTACTTTCGAGACGCGTCAACTGAAG AATCTGGGCTACTCTCCGATGAAAATACGCAAATTGCGCATCATACTTGGCACCATCGCGGCGCTCGTCATTATCGCCCTACTCGCTGTGGCTTTAACGTTCATCATCAAAGCTGGGGATGATGATGATGTGACACCACAGGAAAATGATAATGGCCTACATTTGGATGAGGTCATTACGGGGGCATTATCAGCGCATCGCTTCAATGGTACATGGACGCCGCAATCGCGTATACTCTTCCGAGAAAACAAT AATCCACTTCAATTGCAGTCGATTGTCGAGTACGATGTGAAGACGAAAAAGAAACGAGTGCTGCTGTATGATGAGCAC CGTCAGTACTCGCTCTTCGAGATGTCCGCCGATCGTGAGCTGCTATTGTTGGCCAAAAATTTGTCCAAA TACTTCCGTCACAGCTTCTTTGCGCAGTACGACATTTACAACATCACATCCGGTCAAATACTGCCGCTGATGATCAATGGCGTGCAACAGCTGTTGCTCTTTGCGCAGTGGGCGCCCGTCGGCAACGGGCTGATTATCAATTTCGAACGTAATCTTTACTATAAGCCAACCGCCTATGCGGAAGCAATTCCGCTGACAAGTGACGAGAGTATCGCCATCTTGAATGGCATACCCGATTGGGTGTATGAAGAGGAGGTGTTTAGCACAAACATCGCCACCTGGTTCAATCCGACCGGCACACATATCGCATTCATCAAATTCGACGACTCACCAACACACGCCATCAATTTGCCCATCTACGGTGAGGCGAACGAACCACGCTTTCAATATCCACTCACCAAATTTATACCGTATCCGAAGGCGGGCTCCTCGAATCCGCGTGTCAGTCTCTATACGGCCGATTTGGCGCGCGCGGCTAAAGGTTTAGATTTTCTCACGCAGATTCCGGTGCCCAGCTCGCTAAACACCGAGACCGATTATATCATCTCAGCGGTCGAATGGTTAGATAGTGAACGTGTACTCTCCGTATGGATGAATCGCATACAAAATCTGGCATATCTGCAGGTGTTTGATGGTGTGCGTCGACTAGAG ATCTATAATATCGAGTCGAAGACTGGTTGGGTGAATTTGTTTACGCCACCCTTCAAGAACCGCGACGGTTCACGCATAGCCTTAGTACTGCCACAGCTACAGGACGATCAGACTTACTATCGTCAAATCTGCACACTTTCGACGAAAACGGCAGGTGGCGCTGTAGAAACACTAACAAAAGGTAAGTTTGTTGTGGAAGGTATACTACATTGGGATGCGGCTAGCGATGTCATATTCTATATGGCTAATACCGAGCAACAATCCCAAGTGGCGCATGTGTATGCGATCAAAGCAGAAACCGGGCGTACACCACAGTGCCTCACATGTGGGCTGCATGTATCGGGCG ACGTGCAGCAAACATACTATGAGGTTTCGTTCAGTCACGAACGCCAAATGGTGATCACTTCGGATGGTCCCGGCATACCGATGACTGTGTTATATGAATGGAACTGGGAAAATG ATCAAGTGGTGCTTAAGAAGGTCATTGATTGGGAATTGAATACCGAACTACGTgcgaaactgaaactgaaagCTATGCCCACCTATGAAATACATACCTTCCCTATAGCGGGAAACTTTACTGCCAAAGTGTTGCTACAATTGCCACCCAATCTCGATCGTAGTGGCAACACTAAATATCCACTACTAGTGGACGTCTATGGTGGACCCGACTCTACCTCG GTGCTTGATCGTTGGATGATTGACTGGGGCACCTACCTCTCATCAAACCAGTCTGTGATTTATGCCAAGATTGATGGACGCGGTTCCGGCTCACGTGGTGATAAACTATTGCATTCGGTGTATTTAAAATTGGGCACTGTAGAGATCACCGATCAAGTTGATGTAACCAG ACAACTGCAgcagaaattttcatttatcgATGCCAATCACACAGGCATCTGGGGTTGGAGTTATGGCGGCTATGCGGCCGCCATGGCTCTGGCCAATGACGAAAGCCAAGTGTTCCGTTGTGCCGCTTCTGTGGCACCAGTAACCGATTGGGCTTACTATG ACTCCATTTACACTGAACGCTACATGAGTCTGCCCAAATTGAACGAAGCTGGTTACGCGAATTCTCAACTCACCACACGCGCACAGCGTTTGCGCGGCAAGAAATTCATGCTGATCCACGGCACTCTCGACGACAACGTGCACTACCAACAGGCTATGGTTTTAGCGAAGAATCTGGAGAGATTGGATATTCTGTTTAAGCAAATT AGCTACACCGACGAAGACCACAGCTTGGCCTCGGTGCGCCCGCATTTATATCACTCGTTGGATCGTTTCTTCGGCGACTGCTTCGGCAACAAGCGCATGATGTCGCGCTGGAATGGCAAATGA
- the LOC126761835 gene encoding venom dipeptidyl peptidase 4 isoform X2 gives MSTSNDIVSAEAAPASALPMSQMPAAPTPANDQYLPATHPYFHHCKQQQQQQQQKQQQLLLQHQQQSTQQSQRCVMRIPMQQHMTTTQQQQQQLSLQQQQQQPTYAAPKPQQYQYHNNSASMHANHVGNHVNAGGNMPLYGAASSSIGVAGAELSKSGGPTVTFDEFTEFYWPHDSKQQQQHQAQQKQQQQQQHQQHATPHNNCNNIDIGGVDVGISAVALNEASIAAAANVSTSSTGGRTFITPADIPPPPPHPPNMTARKRHLGVSKSVEERSTRDAGRCQCEHPIEFVAQQQQQQLQPAQLPQVSLQQQQAHQSYGSHHSVYLPTQQQPLQQLQQQQTQPTYRPHTLNQCAHNSDYNHLPPPPPATLTRADSHRSHHNLMAVASSSYYKNRFFDDAPLPPPSHLSTSSLSSKTTFETRQLKNLGYSPMKIRKLRIILGTIAALVIIALLAVALTFIIKAGDDDDVTPQENDNGLHLDEVITGALSAHRFNGTWTPQSRILFRENNSIVEYDVKTKKKRVLLYDEHRQYSLFEMSADRELLLLAKNLSKYFRHSFFAQYDIYNITSGQILPLMINGVQQLLLFAQWAPVGNGLIINFERNLYYKPTAYAEAIPLTSDESIAILNGIPDWVYEEEVFSTNIATWFNPTGTHIAFIKFDDSPTHAINLPIYGEANEPRFQYPLTKFIPYPKAGSSNPRVSLYTADLARAAKGLDFLTQIPVPSSLNTETDYIISAVEWLDSERVLSVWMNRIQNLAYLQVFDGVRRLEIYNIESKTGWVNLFTPPFKNRDGSRIALVLPQLQDDQTYYRQICTLSTKTAGGAVETLTKGKFVVEGILHWDAASDVIFYMANTEQQSQVAHVYAIKAETGRTPQCLTCGLHVSGDVQQTYYEVSFSHERQMVITSDGPGIPMTVLYEWNWENDQVVLKKVIDWELNTELRAKLKLKAMPTYEIHTFPIAGNFTAKVLLQLPPNLDRSGNTKYPLLVDVYGGPDSTSVLDRWMIDWGTYLSSNQSVIYAKIDGRGSGSRGDKLLHSVYLKLGTVEITDQVDVTRQLQQKFSFIDANHTGIWGWSYGGYAAAMALANDESQVFRCAASVAPVTDWAYYDSIYTERYMSLPKLNEAGYANSQLTTRAQRLRGKKFMLIHGTLDDNVHYQQAMVLAKNLERLDILFKQISYTDEDHSLASVRPHLYHSLDRFFGDCFGNKRMMSRWNGK, from the exons TATCTGCCAGCCACACATCCATATTTTCATCATtgcaagcagcagcaacaacaacaacagcaaaagcagcaacaattgCTGCTACAACATCAACAGCAATCAACGCAGCAATCACAACGTTGTGTTATGCGCATACCAATGCAGCAACACATGACCacaactcaacaacaacaacaacaactgtcgctgcaacaacagcagcagcagccaacCTACGCCGCACCAAAGCCACAACAATATCaataccacaacaacagcgCAAGTATGCATGCGAACCACGTTGGCAACCATGTAAATGCCGGTGGCAATATGCCGTTATACGGTGCCGCCAGCAGCAGCATTGGCGTTGCTGGCGCTGAGCTGAGCAAAAGCGGCGGACCGACAGTTACATTCGACGAATTCACCGAATTCTACTGGCCACACGATAgcaagcaacagcagcaacatcaagcacaacaaaaacagcagcaacaacaacaacaccaacagcacgCAACACCGCACAATAATTGCAATAATATTGATATTGGCGGTGTAGATGTCGGCATAAGTGCCGTGGCGCTCAACGAAGCCAGCATCGCCGCCGCCGCTAATGTCAGCACCTCAAGCACTGGTGGTCGCACCTTCATCACGCCCGCCGACATACCGCCGCCACCGCCACATCCGCCCAACATGACGGCACGCAAACGGCACCTTGGCGTCAGCAAGAGTGTTGAGGAGCGTTCAACGCGCGATGCTGGACGCTGTCAATGCGAACATCCGATTGAGTTTGTggcacagcagcaacaacaacaattgcaaccaGCACAGCTGCCACAAGTGAGCTTGCAACAGCAACAGGCACATCAGTCATACGGCAGTCATCACAGTGTTTACCTGCCAACGCAGCAGCAACCtctacaacaactacagcaacagcaaacacaGCCAACATATCGCCCACACACGCTGAACCAGTGTGCACACAATAGTGATTACAATCACTTGCCACCGCCGCCGCCTGCCACACTGACACGTGCCGATTCGCATCGCAGCCATCACAACCTGATGGCCGTCGCCAGTTCTTCGTACTACAAAAATCGCTTCTTCGACGATGCGCCACTGCCACCGCCCTCGCATCTCTCCACGTCATCGCTCTCCTCGAAGACTACTTTCGAGACGCGTCAACTGAAG AATCTGGGCTACTCTCCGATGAAAATACGCAAATTGCGCATCATACTTGGCACCATCGCGGCGCTCGTCATTATCGCCCTACTCGCTGTGGCTTTAACGTTCATCATCAAAGCTGGGGATGATGATGATGTGACACCACAGGAAAATGATAATGGCCTACATTTGGATGAGGTCATTACGGGGGCATTATCAGCGCATCGCTTCAATGGTACATGGACGCCGCAATCGCGTATACTCTTCCGAGAAAACAAT TCGATTGTCGAGTACGATGTGAAGACGAAAAAGAAACGAGTGCTGCTGTATGATGAGCAC CGTCAGTACTCGCTCTTCGAGATGTCCGCCGATCGTGAGCTGCTATTGTTGGCCAAAAATTTGTCCAAA TACTTCCGTCACAGCTTCTTTGCGCAGTACGACATTTACAACATCACATCCGGTCAAATACTGCCGCTGATGATCAATGGCGTGCAACAGCTGTTGCTCTTTGCGCAGTGGGCGCCCGTCGGCAACGGGCTGATTATCAATTTCGAACGTAATCTTTACTATAAGCCAACCGCCTATGCGGAAGCAATTCCGCTGACAAGTGACGAGAGTATCGCCATCTTGAATGGCATACCCGATTGGGTGTATGAAGAGGAGGTGTTTAGCACAAACATCGCCACCTGGTTCAATCCGACCGGCACACATATCGCATTCATCAAATTCGACGACTCACCAACACACGCCATCAATTTGCCCATCTACGGTGAGGCGAACGAACCACGCTTTCAATATCCACTCACCAAATTTATACCGTATCCGAAGGCGGGCTCCTCGAATCCGCGTGTCAGTCTCTATACGGCCGATTTGGCGCGCGCGGCTAAAGGTTTAGATTTTCTCACGCAGATTCCGGTGCCCAGCTCGCTAAACACCGAGACCGATTATATCATCTCAGCGGTCGAATGGTTAGATAGTGAACGTGTACTCTCCGTATGGATGAATCGCATACAAAATCTGGCATATCTGCAGGTGTTTGATGGTGTGCGTCGACTAGAG ATCTATAATATCGAGTCGAAGACTGGTTGGGTGAATTTGTTTACGCCACCCTTCAAGAACCGCGACGGTTCACGCATAGCCTTAGTACTGCCACAGCTACAGGACGATCAGACTTACTATCGTCAAATCTGCACACTTTCGACGAAAACGGCAGGTGGCGCTGTAGAAACACTAACAAAAGGTAAGTTTGTTGTGGAAGGTATACTACATTGGGATGCGGCTAGCGATGTCATATTCTATATGGCTAATACCGAGCAACAATCCCAAGTGGCGCATGTGTATGCGATCAAAGCAGAAACCGGGCGTACACCACAGTGCCTCACATGTGGGCTGCATGTATCGGGCG ACGTGCAGCAAACATACTATGAGGTTTCGTTCAGTCACGAACGCCAAATGGTGATCACTTCGGATGGTCCCGGCATACCGATGACTGTGTTATATGAATGGAACTGGGAAAATG ATCAAGTGGTGCTTAAGAAGGTCATTGATTGGGAATTGAATACCGAACTACGTgcgaaactgaaactgaaagCTATGCCCACCTATGAAATACATACCTTCCCTATAGCGGGAAACTTTACTGCCAAAGTGTTGCTACAATTGCCACCCAATCTCGATCGTAGTGGCAACACTAAATATCCACTACTAGTGGACGTCTATGGTGGACCCGACTCTACCTCG GTGCTTGATCGTTGGATGATTGACTGGGGCACCTACCTCTCATCAAACCAGTCTGTGATTTATGCCAAGATTGATGGACGCGGTTCCGGCTCACGTGGTGATAAACTATTGCATTCGGTGTATTTAAAATTGGGCACTGTAGAGATCACCGATCAAGTTGATGTAACCAG ACAACTGCAgcagaaattttcatttatcgATGCCAATCACACAGGCATCTGGGGTTGGAGTTATGGCGGCTATGCGGCCGCCATGGCTCTGGCCAATGACGAAAGCCAAGTGTTCCGTTGTGCCGCTTCTGTGGCACCAGTAACCGATTGGGCTTACTATG ACTCCATTTACACTGAACGCTACATGAGTCTGCCCAAATTGAACGAAGCTGGTTACGCGAATTCTCAACTCACCACACGCGCACAGCGTTTGCGCGGCAAGAAATTCATGCTGATCCACGGCACTCTCGACGACAACGTGCACTACCAACAGGCTATGGTTTTAGCGAAGAATCTGGAGAGATTGGATATTCTGTTTAAGCAAATT AGCTACACCGACGAAGACCACAGCTTGGCCTCGGTGCGCCCGCATTTATATCACTCGTTGGATCGTTTCTTCGGCGACTGCTTCGGCAACAAGCGCATGATGTCGCGCTGGAATGGCAAATGA
- the LOC126761835 gene encoding venom dipeptidyl peptidase 4 isoform X3, protein MPTNSTHVKYLPATHPYFHHCKQQQQQQQQKQQQLLLQHQQQSTQQSQRCVMRIPMQQHMTTTQQQQQQLSLQQQQQQPTYAAPKPQQYQYHNNSASMHANHVGNHVNAGGNMPLYGAASSSIGVAGAELSKSGGPTVTFDEFTEFYWPHDSKQQQQHQAQQKQQQQQQHQQHATPHNNCNNIDIGGVDVGISAVALNEASIAAAANVSTSSTGGRTFITPADIPPPPPHPPNMTARKRHLGVSKSVEERSTRDAGRCQCEHPIEFVAQQQQQQLQPAQLPQVSLQQQQAHQSYGSHHSVYLPTQQQPLQQLQQQQTQPTYRPHTLNQCAHNSDYNHLPPPPPATLTRADSHRSHHNLMAVASSSYYKNRFFDDAPLPPPSHLSTSSLSSKTTFETRQLKNLGYSPMKIRKLRIILGTIAALVIIALLAVALTFIIKAGDDDDVTPQENDNGLHLDEVITGALSAHRFNGTWTPQSRILFRENNNPLQLQSIVEYDVKTKKKRVLLYDEHRQYSLFEMSADRELLLLAKNLSKYFRHSFFAQYDIYNITSGQILPLMINGVQQLLLFAQWAPVGNGLIINFERNLYYKPTAYAEAIPLTSDESIAILNGIPDWVYEEEVFSTNIATWFNPTGTHIAFIKFDDSPTHAINLPIYGEANEPRFQYPLTKFIPYPKAGSSNPRVSLYTADLARAAKGLDFLTQIPVPSSLNTETDYIISAVEWLDSERVLSVWMNRIQNLAYLQVFDGVRRLEIYNIESKTGWVNLFTPPFKNRDGSRIALVLPQLQDDQTYYRQICTLSTKTAGGAVETLTKGKFVVEGILHWDAASDVIFYMANTEQQSQVAHVYAIKAETGRTPQCLTCGLHVSGDVQQTYYEVSFSHERQMVITSDGPGIPMTVLYEWNWENDQVVLKKVIDWELNTELRAKLKLKAMPTYEIHTFPIAGNFTAKVLLQLPPNLDRSGNTKYPLLVDVYGGPDSTSVLDRWMIDWGTYLSSNQSVIYAKIDGRGSGSRGDKLLHSVYLKLGTVEITDQVDVTRQLQQKFSFIDANHTGIWGWSYGGYAAAMALANDESQVFRCAASVAPVTDWAYYDSIYTERYMSLPKLNEAGYANSQLTTRAQRLRGKKFMLIHGTLDDNVHYQQAMVLAKNLERLDILFKQISYTDEDHSLASVRPHLYHSLDRFFGDCFGNKRMMSRWNGK, encoded by the exons atgccAACAAACTCAACGCACGTGAAGTATCTGCCAGCCACACATCCATATTTTCATCATtgcaagcagcagcaacaacaacaacagcaaaagcagcaacaattgCTGCTACAACATCAACAGCAATCAACGCAGCAATCACAACGTTGTGTTATGCGCATACCAATGCAGCAACACATGACCacaactcaacaacaacaacaacaactgtcgctgcaacaacagcagcagcagccaacCTACGCCGCACCAAAGCCACAACAATATCaataccacaacaacagcgCAAGTATGCATGCGAACCACGTTGGCAACCATGTAAATGCCGGTGGCAATATGCCGTTATACGGTGCCGCCAGCAGCAGCATTGGCGTTGCTGGCGCTGAGCTGAGCAAAAGCGGCGGACCGACAGTTACATTCGACGAATTCACCGAATTCTACTGGCCACACGATAgcaagcaacagcagcaacatcaagcacaacaaaaacagcagcaacaacaacaacaccaacagcacgCAACACCGCACAATAATTGCAATAATATTGATATTGGCGGTGTAGATGTCGGCATAAGTGCCGTGGCGCTCAACGAAGCCAGCATCGCCGCCGCCGCTAATGTCAGCACCTCAAGCACTGGTGGTCGCACCTTCATCACGCCCGCCGACATACCGCCGCCACCGCCACATCCGCCCAACATGACGGCACGCAAACGGCACCTTGGCGTCAGCAAGAGTGTTGAGGAGCGTTCAACGCGCGATGCTGGACGCTGTCAATGCGAACATCCGATTGAGTTTGTggcacagcagcaacaacaacaattgcaaccaGCACAGCTGCCACAAGTGAGCTTGCAACAGCAACAGGCACATCAGTCATACGGCAGTCATCACAGTGTTTACCTGCCAACGCAGCAGCAACCtctacaacaactacagcaacagcaaacacaGCCAACATATCGCCCACACACGCTGAACCAGTGTGCACACAATAGTGATTACAATCACTTGCCACCGCCGCCGCCTGCCACACTGACACGTGCCGATTCGCATCGCAGCCATCACAACCTGATGGCCGTCGCCAGTTCTTCGTACTACAAAAATCGCTTCTTCGACGATGCGCCACTGCCACCGCCCTCGCATCTCTCCACGTCATCGCTCTCCTCGAAGACTACTTTCGAGACGCGTCAACTGAAG AATCTGGGCTACTCTCCGATGAAAATACGCAAATTGCGCATCATACTTGGCACCATCGCGGCGCTCGTCATTATCGCCCTACTCGCTGTGGCTTTAACGTTCATCATCAAAGCTGGGGATGATGATGATGTGACACCACAGGAAAATGATAATGGCCTACATTTGGATGAGGTCATTACGGGGGCATTATCAGCGCATCGCTTCAATGGTACATGGACGCCGCAATCGCGTATACTCTTCCGAGAAAACAAT AATCCACTTCAATTGCAGTCGATTGTCGAGTACGATGTGAAGACGAAAAAGAAACGAGTGCTGCTGTATGATGAGCAC CGTCAGTACTCGCTCTTCGAGATGTCCGCCGATCGTGAGCTGCTATTGTTGGCCAAAAATTTGTCCAAA TACTTCCGTCACAGCTTCTTTGCGCAGTACGACATTTACAACATCACATCCGGTCAAATACTGCCGCTGATGATCAATGGCGTGCAACAGCTGTTGCTCTTTGCGCAGTGGGCGCCCGTCGGCAACGGGCTGATTATCAATTTCGAACGTAATCTTTACTATAAGCCAACCGCCTATGCGGAAGCAATTCCGCTGACAAGTGACGAGAGTATCGCCATCTTGAATGGCATACCCGATTGGGTGTATGAAGAGGAGGTGTTTAGCACAAACATCGCCACCTGGTTCAATCCGACCGGCACACATATCGCATTCATCAAATTCGACGACTCACCAACACACGCCATCAATTTGCCCATCTACGGTGAGGCGAACGAACCACGCTTTCAATATCCACTCACCAAATTTATACCGTATCCGAAGGCGGGCTCCTCGAATCCGCGTGTCAGTCTCTATACGGCCGATTTGGCGCGCGCGGCTAAAGGTTTAGATTTTCTCACGCAGATTCCGGTGCCCAGCTCGCTAAACACCGAGACCGATTATATCATCTCAGCGGTCGAATGGTTAGATAGTGAACGTGTACTCTCCGTATGGATGAATCGCATACAAAATCTGGCATATCTGCAGGTGTTTGATGGTGTGCGTCGACTAGAG ATCTATAATATCGAGTCGAAGACTGGTTGGGTGAATTTGTTTACGCCACCCTTCAAGAACCGCGACGGTTCACGCATAGCCTTAGTACTGCCACAGCTACAGGACGATCAGACTTACTATCGTCAAATCTGCACACTTTCGACGAAAACGGCAGGTGGCGCTGTAGAAACACTAACAAAAGGTAAGTTTGTTGTGGAAGGTATACTACATTGGGATGCGGCTAGCGATGTCATATTCTATATGGCTAATACCGAGCAACAATCCCAAGTGGCGCATGTGTATGCGATCAAAGCAGAAACCGGGCGTACACCACAGTGCCTCACATGTGGGCTGCATGTATCGGGCG ACGTGCAGCAAACATACTATGAGGTTTCGTTCAGTCACGAACGCCAAATGGTGATCACTTCGGATGGTCCCGGCATACCGATGACTGTGTTATATGAATGGAACTGGGAAAATG ATCAAGTGGTGCTTAAGAAGGTCATTGATTGGGAATTGAATACCGAACTACGTgcgaaactgaaactgaaagCTATGCCCACCTATGAAATACATACCTTCCCTATAGCGGGAAACTTTACTGCCAAAGTGTTGCTACAATTGCCACCCAATCTCGATCGTAGTGGCAACACTAAATATCCACTACTAGTGGACGTCTATGGTGGACCCGACTCTACCTCG GTGCTTGATCGTTGGATGATTGACTGGGGCACCTACCTCTCATCAAACCAGTCTGTGATTTATGCCAAGATTGATGGACGCGGTTCCGGCTCACGTGGTGATAAACTATTGCATTCGGTGTATTTAAAATTGGGCACTGTAGAGATCACCGATCAAGTTGATGTAACCAG ACAACTGCAgcagaaattttcatttatcgATGCCAATCACACAGGCATCTGGGGTTGGAGTTATGGCGGCTATGCGGCCGCCATGGCTCTGGCCAATGACGAAAGCCAAGTGTTCCGTTGTGCCGCTTCTGTGGCACCAGTAACCGATTGGGCTTACTATG ACTCCATTTACACTGAACGCTACATGAGTCTGCCCAAATTGAACGAAGCTGGTTACGCGAATTCTCAACTCACCACACGCGCACAGCGTTTGCGCGGCAAGAAATTCATGCTGATCCACGGCACTCTCGACGACAACGTGCACTACCAACAGGCTATGGTTTTAGCGAAGAATCTGGAGAGATTGGATATTCTGTTTAAGCAAATT AGCTACACCGACGAAGACCACAGCTTGGCCTCGGTGCGCCCGCATTTATATCACTCGTTGGATCGTTTCTTCGGCGACTGCTTCGGCAACAAGCGCATGATGTCGCGCTGGAATGGCAAATGA